Sequence from the Rhodoflexus caldus genome:
GCGACTTAGACCGCATGGTACAGGCTTCGCCCTATTACCTCCCTGTTTTTGCGGCCGCCAACAACCGAACCAGCACCGGCCCTGCCGTAGGGCAACCGTACTGGCAACGCGATGTTGCTGCATCAGGCGGCTACCGATTAGTAGCAGCGCGCCCCGACAGTATCAGCTCCAATACAGGGTATAACACCATCCCTACGGCAAGTAATGCAAAGAATATTCTGACCGTTGGAGCCGTAAACCCCATCGCCGATGGTTATACTCGCCCGTCGGACGTGGTTATGTCGGCATTTAGCAGTTGGGGGCCTACCGATGACGGCCGCATCAAACCCGATTTAGTGGGTAATGGTGTTGCGGTGGTTTCAGCCACAAACTCGGCTAATAATGCTTATACTTCGCTGCAAGGCACATCTATGGCTACGCCCAATGTTTCGGGTACAATGTTCCTTTTGCAAGAACTCTATGGGCAGCAAAATCAGGGCAATTTTATGCTGGCTGCCACTCTCAAAGCACTGGCTATTCATACAGCCAATGAAGCAGGTAATGCCCCCGGCCCCGACTATCAGTTCGGATGGGGGTTGCTGAACGCTGAGCAGGCAGGTATCGTGATTCTCAACCGCGACCGCACACATGCCATCCGTGAGGAAACCCTCAACCAAAATCAGACCTTCTCGCTGGATGTAATTGCCAGCGGTAACGGCCCGCTGAAAGCTACCATCGTATGGACAGACCCCGAGGGAACGGTTTTACCTGTTATCAGAGCGAACGTTAATAACCCCAGCCCAAGGTTGGTAAACGACTTAGACCTGCGCATTGCCGAAGGCAATACTACCCATCTGCCGTGGGTATTAAATCCTGCACAGCCCGAGGCAGCGGCTACCCGCGGCGACAATATCCGCGACAACGTGGAGCAGGTGATTGTGGACAACCCGATTCCGGGCAAAACTTACACCATCCGCGTGAGCCACAAGGGCACTATGCGCGGCAATTCTCAAAACTTTTCACTGGTAATGAGCGGCATAGGCGGAGCTGCCTACTGTGCATCTGCGCCCGCATCCAATGCAGATTCCCGCATTGAAAGCGTTGTATTTGCCAATTTGAATCACACACCGGAAAACGCCTGCCGTACCTATTCGGATTTTACCAATCTGACCGCTAACCTTGCTCCCGGGCAGCAGGCAAGCCTGAGAATCGGGCTGGGCACTTGCGGAGCCAATTTTGCTAAAATTGCCCGCATTTACATAGACTGGAACGGCAACGGCAATTTCACCGATGCAGGCGAGTTGGTGGCTACTTCCGCCGTAGTTAATGGCACAGAAACCTTTACAACCAACGTACAGGTTCCAACTTCGGTACAAGTAGGAAGACTTACCCGCATGAGAATTGTGCTGTCCGAAACCAACAACGCTGCCAACATAGCACCCTGCGGCAGCTATGCCAAAGGTGAAACCCGCGACTACACGATTGCCTTTGTGCGTCCGCAAGCAGATATTGCTGTTACGGGACTTATCAGCCCTGTTTCAGGCATTTGTCCGGAGCAAACCGTCAGCGTTGTTTCCGTAGGCATACGCAACTTGGGTAATACCAATATCACTAACGGTAACTTTTCGCTGACTATTACCAACCCTCAAAACCAACAATTGGTCAATTTTTCGGGCACTTTCAGTTTTTCAGGAGGATTGCCCTCATTGGCAACAAGTTTTGTACGCATCACCTTGCCCCAACCGCTACGTTTGCAAGCCGGCACAGTCTATACGGTGCGCAGCACCTTTACCGTTGAGGGCGATGCAGACCCGAGCAACAACGTGAATATCAGCACATTCAGGTCGGCGGATGCAGGCACGGCACCTACCGGACTTTCAGTGGTTGCCTGCGGTACCGACGGCCCCGTAACCCTTAGCAGAGCCTCCGAAGGAAGCGGACTGTATTGGTACGATGCTCCTGTAGGCGGCAACCTGATTGGAGCAGGCAACAGAGTAGTTACGAACGCAAGACCTGCCAACGGCCGCTACTATGCCGCCATCAACGATTTTGTACGCACCGGATTCGGCCCTAAAACCAAAGAAGCATTTGCAAGCGGCGGCTACAATCAGTTCAGCCCCTCTATCAACGTGCGCGTGCAACAGCCCGTGGTTATAGAATCGGCAAGGTTGTACATTGGCAATGCAGGGTTGCTGCAATTTACCGTAACCGATGTTCGCACCCGTGAAGAAGTTTCTTCTGTGTTAATCAATGCCCGTGCAACACGCACCGTTCCGGCTGCCGGTGCACAAGACAATGACCCGTTAGATACCGGTCAGGTGTATCGTTTAGACCTCACCTTCCCTCGCGCAGGCGACTATGAAATTTCCATCGCCTATGGCACGGGAACGACCATCTATCGGAACAATAACATCCCCGAATTGCAGAACCCATATCCGCAAACACAAATACCGGGCGTATTTGCCATTACGGGCAATACCGCCACGCCTAACCCCAATGCCTTTTGGTATTACTTCTACGATATAACTCTGCGCGCTTTCGGATGCTCTACGCCGAGAGCCGAGGTGCGTGCCTCACAAGCCGATGCGCCAACCGTTACCATTACTCCTTCGCGACAGTTGCCCATTTGCCAAGGCGAAGCCGTTACACTCACCGCCAATTCGAGCGACCCCAACGTAAACTATCAGTGGCGCAGAAACGGCGTTAATATCATCAATGCCAACCAATCCACACTGGCCACTGCCGAGGAAGGAGAGTTCAGCGTAGTAGTAACCAATATGACGGGTTGTTCCATCTCCTCTGCTCCCATTCGGGTCAATGTGGTCAGCATCATTCGCCCTACCGTTAGCGTGCAGGGGCAAGTGTTTACGTCCAGCTCACCAACCGGCAACCAGTGGCTGCTCAATGGCAACCCTATACCGGGAGCAACCGGACAAACCTACAATGCCGACCAAGCAGGTATTTTTACGGTACGCGTAACATCCAACGGCTGTTCGGCTGTATCTGACCCTATTGTATTGACCGCAACGGAAGAGGCTGTTAAAACTGCCGGATTAAAACTATATCCGAACCCTGCTCAAGAATCTATCAAAGTAGCTTACAGCGAGCGCGGCAATGCAGACGTAGAAATACGCATTACTGATATTACAGGTAAAGTATTGCAAAATATCAGCGTGCAAAAGCGCAGCTTTACCGTAGAGCAAGAGATAGACCTGAAAGCATTGGCATCAGGCATCTACTTCTTGCAAATCAGCAACGGAGAAGGGCAGATTGTCCGCCCGTTTGTGAAGGAATAAATGCGGTATTGAGTATGAGTAAAAGCAAAAAATCCTGTCAGGTTCGCATATCTGACAGGATTTTTTTTTTGAGCAAGGTCTAATCTTGCTGCACACTAACGAAACCAACGTTGAGCAATGCGGAGCGCATATTCCACAAAGGCCGTTGCTCCTTTGATATAGGCTTCGGAACCGATGAAATTGCCATCGGCATCCAGCATTTGGTCTGTTTCGTGCGACTCAAAAATACGCGGCGCAATTACCGAATTACCATCCAAAAAATTGATGAGCTTGTTCAGTACGGTAGTCAGTTGGAGCGCAGGCTGCCTGCCGCCGCGCCCCGAAGAAACCCCCGCGAGTGCAAATACCTTATTGTCGAACAAATGCGCAAATGCTTTACCGCCAAGTTGGTCTAAGGTATTGATTAACTGCGGACTGAAACTCCAATTGTATTCGGGCGAAACAATGAACACAACATCGCTTTTGCTCCATACATTTATCAAATGGTGTTGAAAATCAGTAAGTTGCTTCGGATTAATGCTACCTTCTCCTACCCATGGAATGTCATAGTCTTCAAAATTCACTATCTGAACTTCCGTAAAACTTCTTTCGGCGAGCAGGTGTTGAAGTGCTTTGGCAAAGCGCAGTGAGTTGCTGTTTTTTTGCGGCGATGCAGATATGATACCAACAGTAAAAGCCATATTTCAGTACAGTTTGATTTGAAAGCAGCCTGTAAGGGCCATACAAAGTTAAGCCAATCCGAAGTAGCTTGGTTAAGCAGTTGAGCAAATTTAGACGCATTGCATCAACACAAGGATTTCGGCAGATATAAATAAACCTGATAGAGTTTAGCACTCCATCAGGTTTATTTATCTGATTTTAAACCACTTACACAATTTTTGTTCGCAAACCACTTGCGCTTTTGTATAATGTGCCCGAATGAATTTCGGTA
This genomic interval carries:
- a CDS encoding S8 family serine peptidase, translating into MKKLLLTGLSGLVMSGMLYAQSPKTNSVELERLARDFQQAHNSEMEKARVIIKRWGIPEVISYPDGTVASLNGLDDAGYPEYLITYNNTRAAATTNTTALWQGGSLGLNLSGRSEFMNGRLGIWEAGGNVLTTHEEMTGRVTIADDERTPSSHATHVAGTMIAAGINPIARGMAFGAQLRAYGSNNDITEMTTASNGGLLVSNHSYGAIAGWYNNPSRSGTADNPRWEWHGDPTVNGTEDWKFGFYDTRCRDLDRMVQASPYYLPVFAAANNRTSTGPAVGQPYWQRDVAASGGYRLVAARPDSISSNTGYNTIPTASNAKNILTVGAVNPIADGYTRPSDVVMSAFSSWGPTDDGRIKPDLVGNGVAVVSATNSANNAYTSLQGTSMATPNVSGTMFLLQELYGQQNQGNFMLAATLKALAIHTANEAGNAPGPDYQFGWGLLNAEQAGIVILNRDRTHAIREETLNQNQTFSLDVIASGNGPLKATIVWTDPEGTVLPVIRANVNNPSPRLVNDLDLRIAEGNTTHLPWVLNPAQPEAAATRGDNIRDNVEQVIVDNPIPGKTYTIRVSHKGTMRGNSQNFSLVMSGIGGAAYCASAPASNADSRIESVVFANLNHTPENACRTYSDFTNLTANLAPGQQASLRIGLGTCGANFAKIARIYIDWNGNGNFTDAGELVATSAVVNGTETFTTNVQVPTSVQVGRLTRMRIVLSETNNAANIAPCGSYAKGETRDYTIAFVRPQADIAVTGLISPVSGICPEQTVSVVSVGIRNLGNTNITNGNFSLTITNPQNQQLVNFSGTFSFSGGLPSLATSFVRITLPQPLRLQAGTVYTVRSTFTVEGDADPSNNVNISTFRSADAGTAPTGLSVVACGTDGPVTLSRASEGSGLYWYDAPVGGNLIGAGNRVVTNARPANGRYYAAINDFVRTGFGPKTKEAFASGGYNQFSPSINVRVQQPVVIESARLYIGNAGLLQFTVTDVRTREEVSSVLINARATRTVPAAGAQDNDPLDTGQVYRLDLTFPRAGDYEISIAYGTGTTIYRNNNIPELQNPYPQTQIPGVFAITGNTATPNPNAFWYYFYDITLRAFGCSTPRAEVRASQADAPTVTITPSRQLPICQGEAVTLTANSSDPNVNYQWRRNGVNIINANQSTLATAEEGEFSVVVTNMTGCSISSAPIRVNVVSIIRPTVSVQGQVFTSSSPTGNQWLLNGNPIPGATGQTYNADQAGIFTVRVTSNGCSAVSDPIVLTATEEAVKTAGLKLYPNPAQESIKVAYSERGNADVEIRITDITGKVLQNISVQKRSFTVEQEIDLKALASGIYFLQISNGEGQIVRPFVKE
- a CDS encoding NADPH-dependent FMN reductase: MAFTVGIISASPQKNSNSLRFAKALQHLLAERSFTEVQIVNFEDYDIPWVGEGSINPKQLTDFQHHLINVWSKSDVVFIVSPEYNWSFSPQLINTLDQLGGKAFAHLFDNKVFALAGVSSGRGGRQPALQLTTVLNKLINFLDGNSVIAPRIFESHETDQMLDADGNFIGSEAYIKGATAFVEYALRIAQRWFR